In Mycoplasma sp. Mirounga ES2805-ORL, a single window of DNA contains:
- a CDS encoding NAD(P)H-dependent glycerol-3-phosphate dehydrogenase, producing the protein MKKITFIGTGAWASGLATVLAKNNHKITMWGIDQNEVDDINQGINSKYFGTQKFNNPKNIVATLNLNEALEDFDYMVLAVPSSAFNNVIKQIKDIVKDKKINIINVAKGIDFKTNKFFSTVILDEFKGTVNNICSIIGPSFAVEVFENKLTMVNVVGQNPKFLKEISQIFNNDRFRLVVNDDEHGSELFAALKNVLAIGIGMVKEFHPYQNPQAALLSVGVKEIHNIYRALFPDSNDILGFELAGTGDIFLTCSSPKSRNFTFGTQVAKYGIQKALEINNKTVEGYHTAKTLNNILKKFPNLYVPFLRSIIDVLHNGKNHLDLLDFIEFYR; encoded by the coding sequence ATGAAAAAAATTACATTTATTGGTACAGGAGCATGAGCTAGCGGTCTTGCTACCGTTCTTGCAAAAAATAATCACAAAATAACTATGTGGGGAATTGACCAAAATGAGGTTGATGATATTAATCAAGGTATAAACTCAAAATACTTCGGAACCCAAAAATTCAATAATCCAAAAAACATAGTTGCTACACTAAATTTAAATGAAGCACTAGAGGATTTTGACTATATGGTTCTTGCGGTGCCTTCTTCAGCTTTCAACAACGTTATTAAACAAATAAAAGATATTGTTAAGGACAAAAAAATAAACATTATTAATGTTGCTAAAGGTATAGATTTCAAAACTAACAAATTCTTTTCCACAGTAATATTAGACGAATTTAAAGGAACTGTTAATAATATTTGTTCAATAATTGGGCCATCTTTTGCTGTTGAGGTATTTGAAAATAAATTAACTATGGTTAATGTTGTTGGACAAAATCCTAAGTTTTTAAAAGAAATTTCCCAAATATTTAACAATGACAGGTTTAGACTTGTTGTAAATGATGATGAGCATGGTTCAGAACTTTTTGCTGCTCTTAAAAACGTACTAGCTATTGGAATTGGAATGGTTAAAGAATTTCATCCATATCAAAATCCGCAAGCGGCTTTACTTAGCGTAGGTGTTAAAGAAATTCATAATATTTATAGAGCATTATTCCCTGATTCTAATGACATACTAGGTTTTGAACTTGCAGGAACAGGTGATATATTTTTAACTTGTTCAAGTCCAAAAAGTAGAAATTTCACTTTTGGTACACAAGTAGCAAAATACGGAATTCAAAAAGCTTTAGAAATCAATAATAAAACAGTTGAAGGATATCATACAGCGAAAACTTTAAATAACATTTTAAAAAAATTCCCAAATCTTTACGTTCCTTTTTTAAGAAGCATAATTGATGTTCTTCACAACGGAAAAAATCATTTAGATCTTTTAGATTTTATTGAATTTTATAGATAA
- a CDS encoding MAG0480 family ComEC-like protein — MKAIKWLKRCGNNYNKNFEKIFGVVNKQLFILLIPIFFHLSIKSPQSKTLWFLITVVLLLFLLLFNAKYFLVAILLIFLYIFISTIQEYKLSKLNNGKYLVTGFITKCSEKYAIIRNENNNVLFILNKYVSPTPVEEGSKVEVYGVLTSINNYHFDKYWMLSNNITYFLKKPTIFKITRTGFSIKQVIYEYSFNENYYFSKYWRLIVFGYGDSQITKNFIKLNIVHLIVVSGFHIDLIYMIFFKINYKNKRWLNWIFFILVFWYITLLKSKISALRVFIIYLFHKNFKFKYIESWLISFFVIFLINFNVLFNIGFIFSYSLSLLVYLINFLNFSKVRKQLMDILKLVLIFIFTIPLILKVNGQINIFSFLISILFVPLIELIYIFSLFLWFSPVFLNFVFYLFDTLIMFFINISFYIKLNISSWLFVDLWICLSFFWIFLILQKENKKNNIKLFSSHI; from the coding sequence GTGAAAGCAATTAAGTGACTTAAAAGGTGTGGGAATAACTACAATAAAAATTTTGAAAAAATATTTGGTGTTGTAAATAAGCAATTATTTATTTTACTAATACCTATATTTTTCCACTTGTCTATAAAATCACCCCAAAGTAAAACATTATGATTTTTAATAACTGTTGTTTTACTACTTTTTTTACTTTTATTTAATGCTAAGTATTTTCTAGTTGCTATTTTATTAATTTTTTTATACATTTTTATAAGCACAATTCAAGAGTATAAACTTTCAAAATTGAATAATGGAAAGTATTTAGTAACCGGCTTTATCACAAAATGCAGCGAAAAATATGCAATTATAAGAAATGAAAATAATAATGTTCTTTTTATTTTAAATAAATATGTATCACCAACGCCGGTTGAAGAGGGATCAAAGGTTGAAGTCTATGGTGTACTTACAAGTATTAATAATTATCATTTTGATAAATATTGGATGCTATCTAATAACATCACTTATTTTTTAAAAAAGCCAACAATTTTCAAAATAACAAGAACAGGCTTTTCTATTAAACAAGTAATTTATGAATATTCGTTTAATGAAAATTATTATTTTTCAAAATATTGAAGATTAATAGTTTTTGGATATGGTGATAGCCAAATAACCAAAAACTTTATCAAGTTAAATATTGTTCATTTGATTGTCGTTTCGGGATTCCATATAGATCTAATATATATGATATTTTTTAAAATAAACTACAAGAACAAAAGATGATTAAATTGAATATTTTTTATTTTAGTATTTTGATATATCACATTATTAAAAAGCAAGATATCTGCATTAAGGGTATTTATTATTTATTTATTTCATAAAAATTTTAAGTTTAAGTATATAGAATCTTGGCTAATATCATTTTTCGTTATATTTTTAATCAATTTTAATGTTCTTTTCAATATTGGTTTTATTTTTTCTTATTCCTTGTCACTTCTAGTTTATTTAATAAATTTTTTAAATTTTTCCAAAGTTAGAAAACAGTTAATGGATATATTAAAATTGGTGTTGATTTTTATTTTCACTATTCCCTTAATTTTAAAAGTTAATGGACAAATAAATATCTTTAGTTTTTTAATATCTATATTATTTGTTCCACTAATTGAGTTAATTTATATTTTTTCATTGTTTTTATGATTTAGTCCAGTATTCCTTAATTTTGTTTTTTATTTGTTCGATACATTAATTATGTTTTTTATTAATATAAGTTTTTATATTAAATTAAATATATCTAGTTGGTTATTTGTCGATTTATGAATATGTTTAAGTTTTTTCTGGATTTTCTTGATATTGCAAAAGGAAAATAAAAAAAACAACATCAAGTTGTTTTCTAGTCACATATAG